One genomic region from Streptomyces sp. NBC_01304 encodes:
- the dndC gene encoding DNA phosphorothioation system sulfurtransferase DndC, protein MSTPKPSAPFQGRALAEVVNELTEEIRELYTADEVPWVIGYSGGKDSTAVLQLVWLALQGLTDEQRTKPVHVISTDTLVENPVVAAWVSQSLDTMGKAAKEQGLPIEPHRLIPEVKDTFWVNLIGKGYPAPRPKFRWCTERLKIKPSNAFIRRVVRRHGEAILVLGIRKTESQARARAMAKHEKRRVRDRLSPNGNLPNSLVYSPIEAWGTEEVWMFLMQYSNAWGHRNKDLLTMYQGASEDSECPLVVDDTTPSCGDSRFGCWTCTLVDKDKSMTAMIRNDEEKEWMRPLLELRNLLDDVSTEKEDRDFRRMNGNVQLFHDGVIQGPYTQEARQKWLTKLLNAQTRVRQTAPESVKGIELISEAELHEIRRIWVFDKHEVEDTLPAIYEAETSEKFPGRPLDEQLVLGAEEIDLLKEVCDGDDIHFTMTRELLAVERKHRTMTRRSGLFKELEKTVKKGFYENEDDALQFAKRKQEIRDTAPTYVTLDEETTDAPS, encoded by the coding sequence ATGAGCACCCCGAAGCCGTCGGCCCCCTTCCAGGGCAGGGCTCTCGCCGAAGTGGTCAACGAGCTCACGGAAGAGATCCGTGAGCTCTATACGGCTGACGAGGTGCCTTGGGTCATCGGCTACAGCGGAGGCAAAGACTCCACTGCTGTACTCCAACTCGTTTGGCTTGCCCTTCAGGGGCTGACTGATGAACAGCGCACCAAGCCCGTGCACGTCATCAGTACGGACACACTGGTCGAAAATCCGGTGGTGGCCGCCTGGGTCTCCCAGTCCCTCGACACGATGGGGAAGGCAGCGAAGGAGCAAGGGCTGCCGATTGAGCCGCACCGCCTGATCCCTGAGGTGAAGGACACCTTCTGGGTCAACCTCATTGGCAAGGGCTACCCAGCTCCCCGCCCCAAGTTCCGGTGGTGCACGGAACGATTGAAGATCAAGCCGTCCAACGCGTTCATTCGTCGAGTCGTGCGCCGGCACGGTGAGGCGATCCTCGTCCTCGGCATTCGAAAGACCGAGAGTCAGGCTCGTGCCCGCGCCATGGCGAAGCACGAGAAGCGCCGTGTGCGTGACCGGCTCTCTCCCAACGGCAATCTGCCGAACTCCCTCGTCTACAGCCCTATCGAAGCGTGGGGTACAGAAGAGGTCTGGATGTTCTTGATGCAGTACTCCAACGCGTGGGGGCATCGGAACAAGGATCTGCTGACCATGTACCAGGGCGCCTCCGAGGACTCGGAGTGCCCCTTGGTAGTGGACGACACCACGCCTTCCTGTGGCGACAGTCGCTTTGGATGCTGGACTTGCACCCTTGTGGACAAGGACAAGTCGATGACTGCCATGATCCGCAACGATGAGGAGAAGGAGTGGATGCGTCCCCTCCTGGAACTCCGAAATCTGCTGGACGACGTGTCGACAGAGAAGGAGGACCGCGACTTCCGGCGGATGAACGGCAACGTTCAACTCTTCCACGACGGAGTTATTCAGGGCCCATACACGCAGGAAGCACGTCAGAAGTGGCTGACGAAGCTTCTGAACGCTCAGACCCGCGTGAGGCAGACCGCACCGGAGAGCGTCAAGGGTATCGAGCTGATCTCGGAGGCAGAGCTGCATGAGATCCGCCGCATCTGGGTGTTCGACAAGCATGAAGTCGAAGACACGCTGCCGGCGATCTATGAGGCAGAGACGAGCGAGAAGTTTCCCGGACGACCTCTTGACGAGCAACTGGTGCTCGGGGCGGAGGAGATCGACCTCCTCAAGGAAGTGTGCGACGGCGACGATATCCACTTCACGATGACGCGTGAACTCCTCGCAGTCGAGCGGAAGCACCGGACCATGACGCGCCGCTCTGGGCTCTTCAAGGAACTGGAGAAGACGGTTAAGAAGGGGTTCTACGAAAACGAAGACGACGCCCTTCAGTTCGCGAAGCGTAAGCAGGAGATCCGAGACACCGCCCCGACCTACGTGACGCTGGACGAAGAGACCACCGATGCTCCTTCATAA
- the dndD gene encoding DNA sulfur modification protein DndD, translating into MLLHNIALHDFGAYRGKQSLDLSVKPGRPIVLIGGLNGCGKTTLLDAIQLVLYGHRARCSGRGNRSYDAYLRESINRKANAAEGAEIALEFSVVVDAQERHYRVVRSWHISGKQLKEFLNVIVDGQYDRILSEGWADHVEDILPLEVASLFFFDGEKIESLADPERAASVIESAVHSLLGVSTVEQLRTDLVALVRRQRLSSEDQAVLDQIRAQEAEHEAARQEIADRKQTLGSVRSRCDRLQVQLDKVEKAFERAGGKLFERQKELESNRKAIDERLAAQRAALRSLAAGPLPLLMLPQQLAKLREQAGREKDADDATRVVGVLEDRDAWLLDHLPASVTAAARTALKKKLASDRQKRESAAELKQSLDLPSDALEQLSALDEALSRDASRARELLKESADTTDRLDDADRLLAGVPDKKLIKDLVEERNEAIDALAVEKDKLRRGEEQLEELKTRHARIGADLERAQQKRVKTLIEIEELERIVTFAGKARDTLEKFGEALLRRHISRLEVAVLQSFKTLMRKSGLIHDLRIDTAKSNLTLADADGEPVDPGRLSAGERQLLAISLLWGLAKVAGNKLPSVIDTPLGRLDSQHRQHLVDRYFPNAGRQVLLLSTDEEIDENLLSRLKPSLAHTYTLVHDDTSFTTTVEAGYWWTAGAPHVA; encoded by the coding sequence ATGCTCCTTCATAACATTGCACTTCATGACTTTGGCGCCTACCGCGGCAAGCAGTCCCTCGACCTGAGCGTTAAGCCCGGGAGGCCGATCGTCTTGATCGGAGGCCTCAACGGGTGCGGCAAGACAACCTTGCTGGATGCCATCCAGTTGGTGCTGTACGGCCATCGGGCAAGGTGTAGCGGACGCGGGAATCGCTCCTACGACGCCTACCTACGCGAGAGCATCAACCGCAAGGCGAACGCAGCTGAGGGCGCGGAGATCGCCCTGGAGTTTTCCGTCGTTGTGGATGCTCAGGAGCGGCACTACCGGGTTGTCCGCAGTTGGCACATCAGTGGTAAGCAGCTCAAAGAATTCCTGAACGTCATCGTCGATGGCCAGTATGACCGGATCCTCAGTGAGGGCTGGGCTGACCACGTAGAAGACATCCTTCCGCTCGAAGTAGCCTCGCTGTTCTTCTTTGATGGCGAAAAGATTGAGTCGCTCGCAGACCCTGAGCGGGCAGCTAGCGTCATCGAATCTGCTGTTCACTCGCTACTTGGCGTGAGCACAGTGGAGCAGCTGCGAACAGATCTTGTCGCGCTAGTACGACGACAGCGGCTTTCCAGCGAGGACCAGGCCGTCCTCGACCAGATCCGCGCCCAGGAAGCCGAGCACGAAGCGGCTAGGCAGGAAATCGCGGACCGGAAGCAAACCTTGGGCAGTGTCCGGTCCCGGTGTGATCGGCTGCAGGTGCAACTCGACAAGGTAGAGAAGGCATTCGAGCGCGCTGGCGGAAAGCTCTTTGAGCGCCAGAAGGAACTCGAGAGCAATCGGAAAGCAATTGATGAGCGTCTGGCAGCCCAGCGTGCTGCCCTGCGGTCCCTTGCTGCAGGACCGTTGCCTCTTCTGATGCTTCCGCAGCAGTTGGCCAAGCTCCGCGAGCAGGCCGGCCGCGAGAAGGATGCTGACGATGCCACGCGGGTCGTAGGCGTCCTGGAGGATCGCGATGCGTGGCTTCTCGACCACCTTCCTGCGTCTGTGACGGCTGCCGCACGCACGGCATTGAAGAAGAAGCTGGCATCGGATCGTCAGAAGCGCGAGAGCGCAGCGGAACTCAAGCAGAGCCTCGACCTTCCGAGTGACGCGCTTGAGCAGCTTTCGGCTCTCGATGAAGCACTCTCCCGGGATGCATCCCGAGCTCGCGAGCTCCTCAAGGAGTCCGCGGACACGACTGACCGTCTCGACGACGCCGATCGTCTCTTGGCTGGTGTCCCGGACAAGAAGCTGATCAAGGATCTTGTTGAGGAGCGCAACGAAGCGATTGACGCCCTCGCCGTTGAGAAGGACAAACTCCGGCGTGGCGAAGAGCAGTTGGAGGAGCTCAAGACCCGACACGCTCGAATCGGTGCCGACCTGGAGCGAGCGCAGCAGAAGCGGGTCAAGACGCTCATTGAGATCGAGGAGCTCGAGCGAATCGTCACGTTCGCTGGGAAGGCACGAGACACGCTGGAGAAGTTCGGCGAGGCTCTGCTGCGGCGCCACATCAGCCGTCTCGAAGTCGCTGTCCTCCAAAGCTTCAAGACGTTGATGCGCAAGAGCGGCCTCATCCACGATCTGCGGATCGACACCGCCAAGTCCAACCTCACCCTCGCGGACGCTGACGGGGAACCCGTCGACCCCGGACGGCTCAGCGCGGGCGAACGGCAGCTACTTGCCATCTCGCTGCTCTGGGGCCTGGCCAAGGTTGCCGGGAACAAGCTGCCCAGTGTGATCGACACGCCTCTGGGACGCCTCGACAGCCAACACCGTCAGCACCTGGTCGACCGCTACTTCCCGAACGCTGGTCGGCAGGTACTCCTGCTGTCCACAGATGAGGAGATCGACGAGAATCTCCTCAGCCGTCTGAAGCCATCCCTCGCACACACCTACACCCTTGTTCACGACGACACGTCGTTCACCACCACCGTCGAGGCTGGGTACTGGTGGACAGCAGGAGCCCCGCATGTCGCTTGA
- a CDS encoding HNH endonuclease, with protein MQRCYLCGYRFSTHAKDRFLGRSAIPLKTHNLVDFTRPRGVKPRHLGVELDHVIPVAEGGRTDEDNLKLACGWCNIVKSSLWSVYDAKAWSAGVIDHPSLGLTSVPQPLWMLRIVATRARCESAGGCSARLTTNELFVAPRNLKGALTPTNLMVVCRQHDPWAAHRLISPTLLARRR; from the coding sequence ATGCAGCGTTGCTATCTGTGCGGGTATAGATTCTCGACGCATGCGAAGGATCGATTTCTGGGGAGATCTGCTATTCCTTTGAAGACCCACAACCTGGTCGACTTCACTCGCCCAAGAGGGGTAAAGCCGAGACATCTGGGTGTGGAGCTGGATCATGTAATCCCTGTCGCTGAAGGTGGCAGAACGGATGAAGATAATCTCAAGCTGGCGTGTGGCTGGTGCAACATTGTCAAGAGCAGTCTGTGGAGTGTCTACGACGCTAAGGCTTGGTCAGCGGGAGTGATAGATCACCCGTCTCTCGGCCTCACTTCAGTGCCCCAACCACTCTGGATGCTCCGCATAGTGGCAACGCGCGCGCGATGCGAGTCGGCCGGGGGGTGTAGTGCACGTCTGACCACAAACGAACTCTTCGTTGCTCCTCGCAACCTCAAAGGAGCGTTGACGCCAACCAATCTCATGGTCGTCTGTCGGCAGCACGACCCCTGGGCGGCGCACCGCCTCATCAGCCCCACCTTGCTAGCGAGGAGGAGGTAG
- a CDS encoding DNA sulfur modification protein DndB has translation MTKARLGGDANTPERQLTKNLAPVREVMDAGDLDFNQLLQRDLDDHRVAVNLIPYLLKPQTTGPAFFPPIVAVVLPFHNKRPTAFPMLGEVTSISADDANWQEQRAGTAFQVHRLLGSDGQPHGANVGKLWWNRAESSLVVLDGQHRAMALLAIERTLTNSWQDTSAVKYRSFYEHQVRRVLEQHGAGEPDLSKVEVPVTVCWFPDQTGAGSRPHEAARKLFVDVNKEARPPSESRIILLSDAELSNVLTRSMLSELRSRNDASYVPLYAVEYDNPEVNSHRPARWSVLTNINLLKMAVNRCIFGPSKYLTNVAQGISGKESEQQRDDFMRSQLEVDTLLERYFEDGGIPFDRDSLGDKQFPLGKMEAISARFKETWGRAILTLLSRTTPYAAHASALTKLKDDWHVADTFAALAHDALFGGVGVFWTLRDSYDHYMEHRDNADRRLPKSDVIRAWEALKGKEEDFDQYRAQEYLRSTRPERVKRCKDAYGVLNTHACQLGLVMTMGSLWEVRKTQPGGVELKDLPAFAEALVEAWNAFFQIEHSRTRDRKVAFNKTGISNPINQIGSMESAQAVYFRYFWLQALAVPTAWPHVAQWLPDREEFDIKLGEARRMYLDLCIKQQLKALKTNQPTAQESDLRPVAEKQANTALKKALKDWFEVSEDDFEAWLSEPIRRSKQGELDLDDAGREAE, from the coding sequence ATGACGAAGGCGCGACTTGGTGGTGATGCCAACACCCCCGAGCGGCAACTCACCAAGAACCTGGCCCCTGTTCGAGAAGTCATGGATGCCGGCGATCTTGACTTCAATCAGCTCCTACAACGCGACCTCGATGACCACCGCGTAGCCGTCAATCTGATCCCCTACCTGCTCAAACCCCAGACCACAGGGCCCGCGTTCTTCCCGCCGATCGTGGCCGTGGTGCTTCCCTTCCACAACAAGCGCCCCACAGCGTTTCCCATGCTGGGGGAGGTGACGTCCATAAGCGCCGATGACGCCAACTGGCAGGAGCAACGTGCGGGAACTGCGTTCCAGGTCCACCGTCTCCTCGGCTCCGATGGACAACCGCACGGGGCAAATGTGGGCAAGCTGTGGTGGAACCGTGCCGAGTCAAGTCTCGTTGTTCTTGACGGGCAGCACCGTGCCATGGCACTTCTTGCGATCGAGCGCACCCTGACCAACTCGTGGCAGGACACCTCCGCGGTCAAGTACCGCTCCTTCTACGAACATCAGGTACGGCGCGTGCTGGAGCAACACGGGGCTGGCGAACCTGACCTGTCGAAGGTCGAAGTACCGGTCACTGTTTGCTGGTTCCCGGATCAAACCGGGGCCGGTTCCCGGCCCCACGAAGCTGCGCGGAAGCTATTCGTTGATGTCAACAAGGAGGCGCGCCCGCCGAGCGAGTCCCGCATCATCCTGCTCTCGGACGCTGAACTCTCCAACGTCCTCACACGAAGCATGCTCAGCGAGCTGCGCAGCCGTAACGATGCCTCCTACGTTCCGCTGTACGCGGTGGAGTACGACAACCCGGAAGTCAACAGCCACCGCCCGGCACGATGGTCGGTGCTCACCAACATCAACCTGCTCAAGATGGCCGTAAATCGCTGCATCTTCGGGCCGTCGAAGTACCTCACCAACGTCGCGCAGGGGATCTCGGGCAAGGAGAGCGAGCAACAGCGCGATGACTTCATGCGCAGTCAGCTTGAGGTGGACACCCTTCTCGAGAGGTACTTCGAAGACGGAGGCATCCCCTTCGACCGGGACTCTCTCGGAGACAAGCAGTTCCCCCTCGGCAAGATGGAAGCGATCAGCGCGAGGTTCAAGGAGACGTGGGGCAGGGCGATCCTGACGCTGTTGTCGAGGACCACCCCGTATGCGGCACACGCCAGCGCGCTGACCAAGCTGAAAGATGACTGGCATGTCGCCGATACGTTTGCGGCTCTGGCTCACGATGCACTCTTCGGCGGGGTGGGCGTGTTCTGGACCCTGCGTGACAGCTACGACCACTACATGGAGCACAGGGACAACGCGGATCGCCGGCTGCCCAAGTCGGACGTCATCCGCGCCTGGGAAGCACTCAAAGGCAAAGAGGAGGACTTCGACCAGTACCGTGCGCAAGAGTATCTGCGGTCGACCCGTCCCGAGCGCGTCAAGCGTTGCAAAGATGCGTACGGAGTCCTCAACACTCACGCCTGCCAGCTCGGCCTCGTCATGACGATGGGCTCACTCTGGGAAGTGCGAAAGACGCAACCCGGCGGTGTCGAACTCAAGGATCTCCCGGCATTCGCGGAAGCCCTTGTCGAGGCATGGAACGCCTTCTTCCAGATCGAGCACAGCCGGACTCGTGACCGAAAGGTCGCTTTCAACAAGACTGGCATCTCGAACCCGATCAACCAGATCGGGAGCATGGAGTCCGCCCAAGCGGTCTACTTCCGCTACTTCTGGCTGCAGGCACTGGCGGTCCCCACAGCATGGCCCCACGTGGCCCAGTGGCTGCCGGACCGCGAAGAGTTCGACATTAAGCTCGGCGAAGCCCGGCGCATGTACCTGGACTTGTGCATCAAGCAGCAGCTGAAGGCCCTCAAGACGAACCAGCCCACCGCGCAGGAGAGCGATCTCCGACCTGTAGCCGAGAAGCAAGCGAACACCGCGCTCAAGAAGGCCCTCAAGGACTGGTTCGAGGTGTCGGAGGACGACTTCGAAGCGTGGCTGAGCGAGCCGATCCGCCGCAGCAAGCAGGGGGAACTCGACCTGGACGATGCTGGTAGGGAAGCGGAGTAG
- a CDS encoding ATP-binding protein, giving the protein MTSPLFLAPDDHRGNIIQVDRALESMRDAGFDLTAAIGEPLDNSIQAEATLMRVIPVYGARKKSIEKLIISDNGVGIDPSIMHNVLSIGYSARYNERDGLGRFGMGLKLAGLSLGKRIDIYSKRANSPTIHHSYVDLEEVREGKQQYISTDEVQSWPEEAARQMVGRDSRPLASGTVVIFSKIDRLSTGGTYGTSLEEKISDLRKFIARAFRTYIDTGRTIELEGKEVTLHDPLFQRDNPRIISKYKSQKLDPRGTIIEDEDIEIDGHKVHVTVALVPVEFRPWAGAGGAVDHRGDDIRDFQINAENAGKISILRNGREIFYDTIPRFLDATRNDKAIRYVAIEVTFPAELDEYFQVRNVKRGAEPVTKLRNQLKDWLKRPVRVARKQIHEHWIEVDTRKRLESGPHDASMATAARANPSLPHGLAGRTVTPEQEEQIVLDAAEDMGLDPEVDVAKVDALREQIRTKPITLFDASWPGKEFIVVQHLNGKALVKFNLRHAFFKEVYVPLKKLADQGTEGMTPEDMLDLARRAETAIDLLFMGYARAESMSQNPEEDYSQLRTHWGMFTEAMLKEELKDQ; this is encoded by the coding sequence ATGACATCCCCCCTGTTCTTGGCCCCAGATGACCACCGCGGCAACATCATCCAGGTTGACCGTGCCCTGGAATCCATGCGTGATGCCGGCTTTGATCTCACAGCTGCCATCGGCGAGCCCTTGGACAACTCCATCCAGGCGGAAGCCACTCTGATGCGTGTCATCCCGGTGTACGGCGCTCGCAAGAAGAGCATCGAGAAGCTCATCATCTCCGATAACGGCGTCGGTATCGATCCATCGATCATGCACAACGTGCTGTCCATCGGCTACAGCGCCCGATACAACGAACGGGACGGCCTGGGACGCTTCGGCATGGGGCTGAAGCTCGCCGGCCTGAGCCTGGGCAAGCGCATCGACATCTACAGCAAGCGCGCCAACAGCCCCACGATCCACCACAGCTACGTAGACCTCGAAGAGGTCCGCGAAGGTAAGCAGCAGTACATCAGCACTGACGAGGTCCAGAGCTGGCCTGAAGAGGCTGCCAGGCAGATGGTCGGCAGGGACAGCCGCCCACTCGCATCCGGCACAGTTGTGATCTTCAGCAAGATCGACCGACTCTCCACCGGCGGCACGTACGGCACGTCGCTGGAAGAGAAGATCTCTGACCTTCGCAAGTTCATCGCACGCGCATTCCGGACCTACATCGACACGGGGCGCACCATCGAACTCGAAGGCAAGGAGGTCACGCTCCACGACCCCCTCTTCCAGCGAGACAACCCCCGCATCATCAGCAAGTACAAGTCGCAGAAGCTTGACCCTCGAGGCACGATCATCGAGGACGAAGATATCGAGATCGACGGCCACAAGGTCCACGTAACAGTCGCCTTGGTCCCCGTGGAATTCCGGCCCTGGGCTGGAGCAGGCGGTGCGGTAGACCACCGGGGCGATGACATCCGGGACTTCCAGATCAACGCCGAGAACGCGGGCAAGATCAGCATTCTGCGCAACGGCCGCGAGATCTTCTACGACACCATCCCTCGGTTCCTTGACGCGACACGGAACGACAAGGCCATCCGGTATGTCGCCATTGAAGTGACGTTCCCTGCGGAGCTGGACGAGTACTTCCAGGTTCGCAACGTCAAGCGCGGAGCCGAGCCGGTAACCAAGCTTCGGAATCAACTGAAGGACTGGTTGAAGAGGCCCGTCCGCGTAGCCCGCAAGCAGATCCACGAGCACTGGATTGAGGTGGACACACGCAAGCGGCTCGAGAGTGGCCCTCACGACGCAAGCATGGCTACCGCGGCGCGGGCGAATCCAAGCCTTCCTCACGGGCTTGCCGGCCGGACAGTCACTCCGGAACAAGAAGAGCAGATCGTCCTGGACGCCGCGGAGGACATGGGGCTCGACCCCGAGGTCGATGTAGCGAAGGTCGACGCACTACGCGAACAGATCCGGACTAAGCCCATCACCCTCTTCGATGCGAGTTGGCCCGGCAAAGAGTTCATCGTGGTCCAACACCTCAACGGCAAGGCACTGGTCAAGTTCAACCTTCGGCATGCGTTCTTCAAAGAGGTCTACGTTCCCCTGAAGAAGCTCGCCGATCAAGGTACAGAAGGGATGACCCCCGAGGACATGCTCGACCTGGCTCGTCGCGCCGAGACTGCCATCGACCTGCTCTTCATGGGCTACGCACGCGCGGAATCCATGTCGCAGAACCCAGAAGAGGACTACAGCCAACTGCGCACCCACTGGGGCATGTTCACCGAGGCGATGCTCAAGGAAGAACTTAAGGATCAGTGA
- the dndE gene encoding DNA sulfur modification protein DndE, with protein MSLETVRLSQTAKDQLVWLKRNTGMTQWNDLCRWALALSLRDSSTPLVKEVVTDSNVEMTWKTFTHPYGDIYLALLKQRCLMDGEELSDEAIARTLTVHLHRGIGYLHGRPDLRSVEQLVSTATG; from the coding sequence ATGTCGCTTGAGACAGTTCGCCTCTCGCAGACGGCGAAGGACCAACTCGTCTGGTTGAAGCGCAACACCGGCATGACTCAGTGGAACGACCTGTGCAGGTGGGCTCTGGCGCTGTCACTTCGAGACTCGTCCACGCCCTTGGTAAAGGAAGTCGTGACCGACTCCAACGTCGAGATGACCTGGAAGACGTTCACTCACCCGTACGGAGATATCTACCTCGCCCTGCTCAAGCAGCGATGCCTCATGGACGGTGAAGAGCTGTCGGACGAAGCCATCGCGCGGACGCTGACGGTGCATCTGCACCGTGGTATCGGCTACCTGCACGGTCGTCCCGACCTTCGGTCCGTCGAACAGCTCGTCTCCACCGCCACGGGATAG
- a CDS encoding restriction endonuclease, with protein sequence MAEPARFIETLADRVEHVLRKRQLGPLSVKELITELGPETDTSATTLAAEHQLVQALREDELRRAARGKRPRFGITDGESVRLRPPGNPAEAAVEEWNERVKLDLLEQLRECDPIVFEHIVAQLLIAIGYEEVRVTKRSNDGGVDVHAILSARGVTRVPTALQVKRWRKPVGRPDVQQLRGSLKSTQQGVIVTTSSFSRPALEDAARQDGSPVHLIDGQMLADLMVEHGLGVQTARVAFFSLDEQRLTGGSPAAAARATAEGDQVSPGLRQGSQMYFLAQLPGGRNADYLSTLAIMAQLAEEQPTLDEYIAVFQEHFPNISRVDEARRRMRVLLSLGLAEVESNHVTLTFLGRRFLDDRDPRLLREAFLARIAGAAEVRALVADAADDRARRQRVLDDPPAGLSSTQAALVLRWLTQLGL encoded by the coding sequence ATGGCCGAGCCCGCACGGTTCATCGAAACACTTGCCGACCGCGTTGAACACGTGTTGAGGAAACGCCAACTTGGCCCGCTCTCAGTGAAAGAGCTCATTACGGAACTCGGTCCGGAGACAGACACCTCCGCCACGACCCTGGCAGCAGAACATCAATTGGTTCAGGCCCTCCGAGAAGACGAGCTCAGGCGCGCGGCGCGCGGCAAGCGCCCCCGTTTCGGTATCACCGACGGGGAATCGGTGCGTCTTCGTCCACCGGGCAACCCGGCAGAAGCCGCGGTAGAAGAGTGGAACGAGAGGGTCAAGCTGGACCTCCTTGAGCAGCTCAGGGAGTGCGACCCGATCGTGTTCGAACACATCGTGGCGCAGCTACTCATCGCGATCGGATACGAAGAGGTCCGTGTCACCAAGCGATCGAACGACGGCGGCGTCGATGTGCACGCCATCCTGTCTGCCCGCGGCGTGACGCGTGTCCCCACTGCGTTGCAGGTGAAGCGGTGGCGGAAGCCTGTGGGGCGGCCGGACGTACAACAACTGCGCGGCTCCCTCAAATCCACCCAGCAAGGCGTCATAGTCACGACCAGCAGCTTCTCGAGACCTGCCCTTGAGGATGCAGCCCGCCAGGACGGTAGCCCAGTCCATCTGATTGACGGACAAATGCTCGCAGACTTGATGGTCGAACACGGTCTGGGGGTCCAGACAGCTCGAGTTGCGTTCTTCTCCCTGGACGAGCAACGCCTGACGGGCGGTTCACCTGCGGCCGCGGCTAGGGCAACCGCTGAAGGTGACCAGGTATCGCCTGGACTTCGGCAAGGGAGCCAGATGTACTTCCTAGCCCAACTGCCAGGAGGCCGAAACGCCGACTACCTGTCCACACTGGCGATCATGGCTCAGCTGGCGGAGGAGCAGCCGACGCTAGACGAATACATCGCAGTATTCCAAGAGCACTTCCCAAACATCTCGCGGGTGGATGAAGCACGACGCCGGATGCGAGTCCTCCTCTCCCTGGGCCTGGCCGAGGTCGAGAGCAATCACGTCACACTCACCTTCCTTGGACGACGCTTCCTCGACGACAGAGATCCGCGACTGCTGCGCGAAGCCTTCTTGGCCCGGATCGCGGGGGCGGCCGAGGTGCGGGCGCTCGTCGCAGACGCTGCCGACGACCGAGCAAGAAGGCAGCGAGTCCTTGATGATCCGCCCGCCGGGCTCAGCTCAACCCAAGCCGCACTGGTGCTCAGGTGGCTCACTCAACTCGGCTTGTGA